The Terriglobus roseus region CTCGCCCCTCGGCGGTCTCTCCAACTGGTCCAGCAACGGCTCTGCTCTCAGCTACAACGGAGCCGGCGTAGCGCCCATCTATTCGGGCAGCGCAAACTGGACTGACTACGACCTGTCCGTCAGCATGACGATGCCGGTCTCAAACTACCCGGGTGGTTTCCGCGGTCGCGTAAACCCAGTTGATGGATCGGGCTATGCAGTATGGTTCTATCCTTCTGACCACACCGTAAATCTGTACAAGGTAGTGAACTGGAACATCTCGAATGGGTTCACGCTCATCGGCACCTACAACTCGTTGATCTTCGATGCAAGCGCACATACCTATCTCCTCTCGATGCACGGCAGCACAATCACGGTATCGCGAGACGGTGTACAGTTGATCACCGCGAACGATTCCACCTACACCTCTGGTCTCGTAGCACTGGATCCTTCTAACCAGGTTGTCTCTTACAACTCGGTGGTTGTCTCCAATGCAAGCAGCCTGGCAGCAACGTTGACGGCATCGCCCACATCGTTGACCTTCAGCGCTGTACCGGGTGCAACCGCAGCAGCACAGAACGTTAGCCTCTCGTCCACGTCCAGCCTGTCATGGACCGCGTCAACCAACGCGGCATGGCTGACGGCGGCACCGGTGTCGGGAACCTCCACGCCGGCAACAGTAGCAGTCACCGCCAGCGCTGCAAGCCTGAGCGCCGGAACGTACACGGGAACTCTGACACTGACACCATCAACAGGTAGTGTGGTGCAGATTCCCGTAACGTTGTCGGTCACGGCTTCACCGAGCGCGGTCATCAACGCTGTTCCTTCCGCTGTCTATATGTTCAGCCCGGTTGGATCGTCGCCCACTGCCGCATCGGTATCCGTTCAAAACTCGGGTACCGGAGCACTGCCGTGGACTGCTACCAGCAATGTCTCCTGGCTCACGCCCTCACCTGCTTCTTCAGCAGCTGCTGGAACGTTGACTCTGACGCCATCCACCGCGGCTCTCGCAGTGGGAACAGTCATGGGCAACATCACCCTGAGCTCCACCAACGCCACTGCGGCTGTCACGGTTCCTGTGACACTCAACATTGGCAACCTGTTGTTCCAGGATCAGTTCGCTTCCGGCTCGTCGCAGTGGACAGCGTCGCCGCTCGGCATGGCTTCAAACTGGAGCGTGTCGAACGGATCCTTCAACTACAACGGAAACGGCCACACGCAGATGTACGCGGGTAGCCAGAGCTGGACGGATTACACGGTATCGGCTGACGTCAAACTCACCAATACTTCCAACTATCCGGGCGGCATCCGCGGTCGCGTCAACCTCACATCGGGCGCAGCCTACGCAGTCTGGCTCTACCCGGGTGACAACACGATCAAGCTCCTGCGTTCCACTGCATGGGCCATCGACTCCCCAGGACTGGCAGTTGTGGGGCAGTCACCCACGATGCTGCTCGACACCAATAAGCACACAATCCGCATGCAGTTCGTTGGCAGTCAGATCCGGGTCTACTACGACAACACTCTGATCATCTCGGCAACGGACACCACCTTGACTTCGGGCGCTATCGCACTCGATGTCTCCTCGCAACCCATCTCCTTCAGCAATGTAGTTGTTCAACAGTAAGGGTCCCTAGAACAATGTCGACCTCGACTATCGCGACAGATTACATCCACGCTGAAACGAACCAGCTCCCGAAGCGACCGGCAATCACATTGCCGGTCGCCCTGGGCGCCGCTTCACTCAGCATCTGGATCTGGCTGGCTTTTCTTCGCTCCATGCACACCGTTGGTGCGTTGCTAACTGCAGTCGTTTTCGCTGTAGCATTCACACTGCTCGCGTATAGCCCTTCTCTATCCCTAGTCTTTCGTAAGACAACATCTCCAGCACTGCAGCGCGAACTCGCGCGTTGTGCAGCAGTCTTTGTTTTCCTGCTCTTCTTCGTTCCGGAATACGCCGCGAGAGTTCGGCCGCCCTTTGTGCGCTCGGCGATATTGCTCGCAATCTTCACCGGCCTCTGGGCCGCCCTTTTCCGCGACAGTCTCAAGGAAGCCGACCCACAGGATGAGGAAACATCTCGCAAGAGAAACTGGCCAATCCTCGAAGCATCCTTGCTGCTGGTCGGTCTCACCTATTTCGCAGTAAAGAAGTATCTGGTGTTCGGATACGTCGGCCAGGACCTCGCATACTTCGGCCAGATCATGCACACCACGCTGCATGGGCACCTCTTCTGGGGTTCCCTGCTGCAGGACGTGCTCTATTCGCACCCTGTCACAACAGATTTCGCTGGGCATAACTCGCCCATCATGTTCCTGTTCCTACCGTTCTACGCAATCTTCCAGAGCCCGATAACTCTGCTGGTCCTTCGCAACGTCACGATGGTCGCGTGTGCCTATCCCGTGTTCCGCATTGCGAAGTTGTCATCCACGGATCGGGCAGCCCGCATCTGGGCAGTGGCCTTCCTGCTCGTGCCGGTGATCTTTTATCAATCAGTCTTCGACTTCTATCCCCTAAGCTTCGTCGCACTGCCGGTACTGTTCACGATCCTTTACTACCTCGAGGGCAAGTTCCGCCCCTTCACGATTGCATTCTTCTTCACCCTTGCGGTACGAGAAGATCTGGCACTCTTTGCCGTGTGCCTCGCCGTCGTTGCGCTGGTTCAGCGCAAGTCGATGCGCTGGATTGCATTGCCGCTGATTGCTGGCCTCGTGTGGGGTGTTCTCTCTTACAAGGTTGTTCTGCCACACGCATTGAACGGAGCATCGTTCGTCACTGACGCGTGCTTCAGCCATCTGGGAGCAACACCGACGGAGATGCTCACCCATGTGTGCAGCAGCCCGCAGACGACCGTTCTGACACGGAACAACATCGTCTACCTCAAGCAGCTCCTGACACCTACTGGACTTCTGCTTCCTTTCGGTAGCTCGCTCGTCATCGCCTCGTTTCCCTTCCTGGCCATCAACCTTCTCGCTGGTGCAGGCAAGTGCATCACGACTGTGATCTATGCGCAGTACTCAGTGGTTCCGGCTACGGTGCTGTTCATCGCTGCGCTTCTCTTCTCCACCAACAGTAAGAGCAAGCTGGCCAGCATCACGCGCCTCCGTCTCAGCAGCTCGCGCGTGGCACCTCTGATCACGCTCGCACTGACCGTCGCTACGCTCGCCTTTGCTACTGGAAAAGCACAGTTCGACGAGATCTCCAAGCAACCATGGGACGCAGAGGCACACAAGGTCGCGGCAATGATTCCTTCGGATGCATCGCTCGCCGCTCCGCGCTACATGCTTCCCGCAGTTGCCAATCGCGATTGCCTCTATCAGACACACCGGCTGTATCAGTACCACCATCCGGTCTATGAGTACCTAGTACTCGATAAGGACTGGACACACATCAACGCAGCCGCCGAATACGAAACTGCCTACCGTCAACTGCTGGCTACCGCTCCCATTGATCCGCGCTTCCAGGTGATCTATGAATCGCCCGCATATCTGGTGTTGCGTGATCCAGCCATGCACGGTGTTGGGTGCTTCCCGAACGCCAACGAGGGGCAGCAATGAGTCGTAAGCCAGATTTCATCCGAGACATCGGAAATTATCTTGTGGGTCGAGGATCGCTGATCCTTCTTGGATTCGTTACGTTTCCATTGCTTACAAGAGTTCTCCCGGTCGAGCAATACGGCATCCTGTCGTTAACGTTCCGACTGGTACTGTTACTCGTTGTCCTATCGAAGTGCGGACTGCAATACTCCGCTGCACGTTTTTACGACGCATCAAAGTCAGACGTCGCGGGACAGCGTAGGTTCTACTCGACGCTGCTCATTGGACCGGCCATCACATCGCTGCTCTTTTCCGCGATCTACATGGCCGTGTTGTTCAGCAGTTCGGCGTTACGGACAGATACCCAGCTCTTTCACTGCCTCCTGCTCGCTCCAGTCGCAGTCGTACTTCGCACGCTGCAGTCGATGCTTCTTAGCTTCCTGCGCAACGAAGGCAGAAGCCGTCTCCACACCATCGTTGAAGTTATGACGAAGGTCACAACTATGGTCGGCCTCATCGGGCTCGCTGTCGCAGGTCAACATCGCGCGTTCCCCGTGGTGCTCGCCACCATGACGGCTGAAGCCATCGTCGTCGCCGTTCAGATGGGCGATGTGCTCCGCCGCGGTCTGATTCACCCAACGGCCATTGACTGGGATCTCATCCGTACCAGCCTTAAGTTCGGCATGCCGCTGATCGCATACGAACTCTCCAGCTTGGTGCTGGATTCGGCAGATCGCATCATCGTTCAGCGTTACATGGGCGATCATTCGCTCGGCTTGTACTCCGCGGCTTACAGCATCTCGGGATATCTGCAGGATGTCGTCATGACTCCTCTGAACCTGGCGCTCTTCCCTATCTACATGCGCCTCTGGAACGAAGAGGGCAAAGAAGCAACATCGCGCTTCCTTTCGATGTCGCTCTCATGGTTCGTGGTGGTCGCATTGTTCATCACCGGCCTCTCCACACTCTGCGCAGGCGACGCGCTCGTCTTCCTCGCATCCACTCGCTTCGCAGGTGCTGAAGGGCTGCTCAAGGTACTCGTACCCGCGCTGATGGTCTATGCGCTGCATATCTTCTTCAACGTAGGCCTGGTGTTGCAGAAACGTACCACCCTGCTTGCAATCATTGTCGTCGTAGCCGCCGCAGTAAACATCGCCGCCAACTTCGCCTGGATTCCTCGCTATGGATTGATGGGAGCGGCAGCCGCTACGTTCCTCAGCTATGCGGTCATGGTCGGAACGCTGATCGTTGTAAACCGCAACATTCTGCCTCTGCATGTGAATCCGGCGCTTGCCATCAGCGCAGTGGTGGCGCTTCTGTGTGCCTACCCACTGCCCACCTTCATTCACTCGCAGTTACTTATCGTGCAGCTACTGGGTCGCGCTGCTGCGTTTGGCACGATGTTTGCAATATGCATTTTCATCATGTCTTCGGATTTCCGCAAAGCTGTTAAAAAGGCCTTCGCGAAACTACCCATCGGCACAATCTCACCGTTGCGCGTTCCTTCGACCGCAGCGAC contains the following coding sequences:
- a CDS encoding lipopolysaccharide biosynthesis protein, encoding MSRKPDFIRDIGNYLVGRGSLILLGFVTFPLLTRVLPVEQYGILSLTFRLVLLLVVLSKCGLQYSAARFYDASKSDVAGQRRFYSTLLIGPAITSLLFSAIYMAVLFSSSALRTDTQLFHCLLLAPVAVVLRTLQSMLLSFLRNEGRSRLHTIVEVMTKVTTMVGLIGLAVAGQHRAFPVVLATMTAEAIVVAVQMGDVLRRGLIHPTAIDWDLIRTSLKFGMPLIAYELSSLVLDSADRIIVQRYMGDHSLGLYSAAYSISGYLQDVVMTPLNLALFPIYMRLWNEEGKEATSRFLSMSLSWFVVVALFITGLSTLCAGDALVFLASTRFAGAEGLLKVLVPALMVYALHIFFNVGLVLQKRTTLLAIIVVVAAAVNIAANFAWIPRYGLMGAAAATFLSYAVMVGTLIVVNRNILPLHVNPALAISAVVALLCAYPLPTFIHSQLLIVQLLGRAAAFGTMFAICIFIMSSDFRKAVKKAFAKLPIGTISPLRVPSTAATGEGGAE
- a CDS encoding DUF2079 domain-containing protein, translating into MSTSTIATDYIHAETNQLPKRPAITLPVALGAASLSIWIWLAFLRSMHTVGALLTAVVFAVAFTLLAYSPSLSLVFRKTTSPALQRELARCAAVFVFLLFFVPEYAARVRPPFVRSAILLAIFTGLWAALFRDSLKEADPQDEETSRKRNWPILEASLLLVGLTYFAVKKYLVFGYVGQDLAYFGQIMHTTLHGHLFWGSLLQDVLYSHPVTTDFAGHNSPIMFLFLPFYAIFQSPITLLVLRNVTMVACAYPVFRIAKLSSTDRAARIWAVAFLLVPVIFYQSVFDFYPLSFVALPVLFTILYYLEGKFRPFTIAFFFTLAVREDLALFAVCLAVVALVQRKSMRWIALPLIAGLVWGVLSYKVVLPHALNGASFVTDACFSHLGATPTEMLTHVCSSPQTTVLTRNNIVYLKQLLTPTGLLLPFGSSLVIASFPFLAINLLAGAGKCITTVIYAQYSVVPATVLFIAALLFSTNSKSKLASITRLRLSSSRVAPLITLALTVATLAFATGKAQFDEISKQPWDAEAHKVAAMIPSDASLAAPRYMLPAVANRDCLYQTHRLYQYHHPVYEYLVLDKDWTHINAAAEYETAYRQLLATAPIDPRFQVIYESPAYLVLRDPAMHGVGCFPNANEGQQ